Proteins found in one Dehalococcoidia bacterium genomic segment:
- the thiC gene encoding phosphomethylpyrimidine synthase ThiC produces MTQLELARSGSISPEMKLVAEAEGVSAEFIRQGIADGNIVIPANLNHQLSRYCGIGKGLRVKVNANIGTSSDYGDMESELEKLRVAIEYKSDTVMDLSTGGNIGDIRRAITKESAIPLGTVPIYQAGINAIERRGAIVNMTPDDLFGVIQEHASEGVDFVTVHCGVTRAAIERLKRQGRVTDIVSRGGALLLGWIIHNGQENPLYEQYDRLLEIARRSDVTLSLGDGLRPGSLADATDRAQVEELIILGELVERAWDAGVQVIVEGPGHVPLDQITTNVQLQKSLCKGAPFYVLGPLVTDIAAGYDHISGAIGGAIAALAGADFLCYVTPSEHLGLPDRDDVKEGVIASRIAAHAADIAKGVKGAREWDRSMSQARKSLDWEEQVRLCLDPENARLVHGEHATSGNACSMCGELCAMKLASDFLVVKSVKC; encoded by the coding sequence GTGACGCAGTTAGAGTTAGCAAGGAGCGGGAGCATATCGCCTGAGATGAAACTTGTCGCCGAGGCGGAAGGTGTATCTGCAGAGTTCATTCGGCAGGGGATCGCCGATGGTAATATAGTGATCCCGGCAAATCTAAACCACCAGCTCAGCCGGTACTGTGGCATAGGTAAGGGGCTGAGGGTGAAGGTCAACGCCAATATCGGCACCTCATCGGACTACGGCGACATGGAGAGCGAGCTGGAGAAGCTGAGGGTCGCTATCGAGTATAAGTCAGATACGGTGATGGACCTCAGCACCGGGGGCAACATAGGTGACATCCGCCGTGCCATCACCAAAGAAAGCGCCATCCCACTGGGGACCGTACCCATCTATCAGGCGGGAATCAATGCCATCGAAAGGAGGGGGGCGATTGTAAACATGACCCCCGATGACCTGTTCGGGGTGATCCAGGAGCATGCCTCGGAGGGCGTCGATTTCGTGACGGTGCACTGCGGGGTCACCCGCGCAGCGATTGAGCGGCTGAAACGCCAGGGAAGGGTGACCGATATCGTCTCGCGAGGGGGAGCGCTCCTCCTGGGCTGGATCATCCATAACGGGCAGGAGAACCCGCTATATGAGCAGTATGACCGCCTGCTGGAGATCGCAAGAAGGTCCGATGTGACGCTGAGCTTGGGCGACGGGCTGCGTCCGGGCAGCCTGGCCGATGCCACCGACAGGGCCCAGGTTGAGGAGCTCATCATACTGGGAGAGCTGGTGGAGCGTGCCTGGGATGCCGGGGTCCAGGTAATAGTGGAGGGTCCGGGGCATGTACCGCTGGACCAGATTACCACCAATGTCCAGTTGCAAAAAAGCCTGTGCAAAGGGGCCCCGTTCTATGTATTGGGACCGCTGGTCACCGATATCGCTGCCGGCTACGACCATATCTCGGGCGCCATCGGCGGTGCCATCGCTGCCCTGGCGGGTGCCGATTTCCTGTGCTATGTAACCCCCTCGGAGCACCTCGGACTCCCCGACCGGGATGATGTGAAGGAGGGAGTGATAGCCTCCCGGATTGCCGCCCACGCCGCCGATATCGCCAAGGGGGTAAAGGGCGCCCGTGAATGGGACCGCAGCATGTCCCAGGCGCGTAAGAGCCTGGATTGGGAGGAACAGGTGAGGCTGTGCCTGGACCCGGAAAACGCACGGCTGGTGCACGGAGAGCACGCCACTTCAGGGAATGCCTGTAGCATGTGCGGCGAGCTATGTGCCATGAAACTGGCATCCGACTTCCTGGTTGTTAAATCAGTAAAGTGCTAG